The DNA sequence GCCGCGGAAATAAGCACTTTCGTCCGCTTCGTATGAGCGGCAGCAAGCAGCACCGCTTCCGCGAGCGCCGTGCCGCCGTCGTACATCGACGAATTGGCGACATCCATGCCTGTCAGCTCGCATACCATCGTTTGGAACTCAAAAATGGCTTGCAGTTCGCCTTGGGAAATCTCCGGCTGGTACGGCGTATACGCCGTATAAAATTCGGAGCGCGACAGGACGTGGTCGACCACGGCCGGAATATAGTGGTCATACACGCCCGCTCCTAAAAAGGAAACATATTGCTTGGCGTTGGCGTTTTTGTCCGCTAACGCGCTTAACTCTTTCCATAGCTCCGGCTCCGACTTCGCCGGTTTCACGTTCAACTCGCCGCGAAAACGCACTTGTTCTGGAATGTCGGCGAACAGCTCATCAATGGATGCAACGCCGATCGTTCGCAACATTTCCTGCTTGTCTTCTTCCGTCATCGGCAAATAACGATGGAGCACCGTATTTTCCTCCTTGCTTATGACTTCGTCCGCTTGTAAAACGGGATCGGTACAATCTTCGCCTTCAAGCGCTTGCCGCGAATGTCCACCTCCACGACCTGACCGGCTGCGGCAACATCCGCTGTCACGAGCGCCAACCCGATGTTTTTCTTCAGCGTCGGCGACTGCGTGCCGGTCGTAATGAATCCGACTTCAGCGCTCCCGGCAAATACCCGGTAGCCATGGCGCGGAATGCCGCGGTCCATCATCTCGATGCCGACAAGCCGCCGCGGCGGTCCGGCTTCTTTTTGCCGCTTTAACGCGGCCTGGCCGATAAACGGCGATTCTTTTTCCGTTTTGACGGCAAACCCGAGCCCGGCTTCAAGCGGGGAGATCGTTTCGGACAATTCTTGGCCGTAAAGCGGCAGACACGCCTCAAACCGGAGCGTATCGCGCGCTCCCAGTCCGCATGGGAGGACGCCGTCTTCGGCCCCGGCTGTTAAAATGGCCTCCCATAACGTGATGGCATCCTCTGCCTGGCAATAGATCTCGAACCCGTCTTCGCCCGTATAGCCGGTGCGCGAGACGAGCGCCTTTACGCCGGCCACTTCCACATTGTCTTGGAACGAAAACGGACGCATCGCCGGCAAATCCAGATTGGTTAATTTTTGCAGCACGCGTTCG is a window from the Geobacillus stearothermophilus ATCC 12980 genome containing:
- the gcvT gene encoding glycine cleavage system aminomethyltransferase GcvT; the protein is MLKRTPLFPVYARYNAKTVEFGGWEMPVQFASIKEEHEAVRTRAGLFDVSHMGEIAVRGRGSLAFLQKLMTNDVAKLRPGRAQYTLMCNEDGGTVDDLLIYQKGESDYLLVVNAANTEKDFAWLNEHIDADVELDNVSAQTAQLALQGPAAERVLQKLTNLDLPAMRPFSFQDNVEVAGVKALVSRTGYTGEDGFEIYCQAEDAITLWEAILTAGAEDGVLPCGLGARDTLRFEACLPLYGQELSETISPLEAGLGFAVKTEKESPFIGQAALKRQKEAGPPRRLVGIEMMDRGIPRHGYRVFAGSAEVGFITTGTQSPTLKKNIGLALVTADVAAAGQVVEVDIRGKRLKAKIVPIPFYKRTKS